A stretch of DNA from Esox lucius isolate fEsoLuc1 chromosome 18, fEsoLuc1.pri, whole genome shotgun sequence:
CATGCAGAACATTAGTCACTATTCGGCAGCATTAGATCCATCACAAGAATTCGTTCCTGTGCTATTATAAGAACTTGAGTCATAACAGATGCAGGTATTTGTTTCCCATAAACCTCAATCGGAAGGTCACTTGTTTGTGCAGTGTTCATCCCTTAATGAGAGCAAATACTGATTGATCACTGAGTGAAGGCCAGGATCAGGTGCCCAGGGATGGGACGTGTTGCAATGATCCTAATAATTTGGAACAGTCTAGACCGGTAGACTATCGCCCTGACAGTTACTTAACAATGCATATTcattcaaacatatttaaaatcaCATCAGGGCTAAAGTGAAACTGAGCAAAGTCTTAAGCcgtgaaaatctttttttttttgccccactCTCCTCACATATTTGTATCATTTATTCAAAGATTTTATTGACAGTGTGAACCATAGGGAGAGGTGAAGAAGAGTCATAGAGGTGAAGTGTAGAGATGGGTATTGAACTCTGTTCTCCAGCATGGAGTCAcgtatgtacagtacaggccagAATtatggacacaccttctcattcaatgcgttttctttattttcattactatttacattttagattctcactgaaggcatcaaaactatgaatgaacacatatggaattatgtgaACTTTGAacgtgtccccaagtgcagtcgcaaaaaccatcaagcgctacaacgaaactggctcacatgaggaccgccccaggaaaggaagaccaagagtcacctctgctgctgaggataaattcaatgtgttcattcatagttttgatgccttcagtgagaatctacaatgtaaatagccatgaaaataaaggaaacgcattgaatgagaaggtgtgtccaaacttttggcttGTACTGTACATGGGGACAGGAGTGTTTCCACTGGACCAAAGCGCTGCACCAAGCTGGGAGATTCAATCAGTTTTAGATCAGTGCTTCTTTGTGCAAGGAAAAAACAAAGGGAAAGGCTACTTGGCCAAGAAGTTTAGAATTTTTggacatgtacagtacaggccaaaaagCTAGACTTTTGTCATATTATTTAGAAATAACTTGTTACAAATTCCCAGTGCACAGTTGCCTAGATTTTGAGTTGTCTTTATGGAACATGAGTTCCACCAAACAACTTCCCAAaccttataatttttttaatcataaatGTAGTATTTTTTTAGTCACAGCATTTAACACAACAATATCAATTAATACCAGCTGAACTAATGGACATTGGCGTGACATACACTAGCTGAATGAAAGCATTTTAAGCCCATCAGTACTGTGGCATACTCACAGTAGAACTGAAATGAATGGGATACATGTTAGTTCCATGTCAAGGAAAAAAAAGTGCAAATGGATATCAAATGTTTGGAAAACTGCCCCAATTTTGGAAACCAACTTCACTTTTGTCATCCTGTgtcacatttcattttcaaaggtacagaatacattgtacatgtatataaaataaaggttcaaaatgttttttgattaaTGGTTACATTCTTGCAATGCAACAAATATCATAACACTGGTATCATCACAGCCTGTCTAGACAGCAACATCTACTAAAGTGATGTATCCTACACAAAAAAGCCTGACAAATCAGCAGAACAGGTCCTCCTGACAGAGTACTAGGAGCAAAAGTTTCCAATGGAAATAAGTAACCAGAACCCAGCAAAAACCTTGAAGCCTTGGAAGGGGCTACAAGGGCCTATGCTCAAGGAGTCCAGACTAGGTGAGTGTAATGGACAACCCCTGGCCCTAATTATACTCACCCACTGACTGGTCCTTTTTACTGGTGAGGTTGTGGGCACATACTCCATTGTCAGCCCCACATCCTGTTTCAGGTGAGGATTCACAGAGCTTTATTGTGTATTTCACTTTGTTGTCCCCGTCTATAGCCTCCCATTTGTAACTGGcgttaaaagaaagaaagaaatcatCAGTAGAAATACACTTGCAAATATTCAAACAAAGGTCAAATATAAGcggtttcaataaaaaaatatatataatagttTCACTATCTGGTAGTCCCACAACAAAGTAGTAGGTCCCATGTGATCATCTTTTGCCAGAATCAGCTATGTTTAAAATAGCTATAATTCTACAGTACTAACAAGATACATAAACAGAAATTATGTTTCTAAACTAACGCCAGTGTATTTGTCCACCTTCCCCAGATGTTAACTAATTTACAACATATGGCTTGACAAGTATAGCATGTTTGCTCAAATTTAAATTCTGATCAGCCAACAGACTTGAAATGTAAATATCTTTAAACTATAACTAGTCTGATTAACTCGGGCAAGACAGATAAAtaactgctagctaacattatgaAGACCCATACGTGAATGAGACTTGTATCGTACAGTATATTCTATTCTCAATGTAACCATTGAACATAAGCAGAGACACTAGATTAATACACTTTCCATTTGCTAAGAAACATAACCGACTCTTTTGTTTACTACTGTCATGACAGTGTCTAGGCGAGCAGTGTCTCGACCCTTACTTGCAGAGATCTTGGTACCAGAGGCTGACATCAGAACCAGCTGTCCCGGAGGGAAATGTTATCACAACTGTAGTAATCGACGCAAGTAACCAAACGATTTTCCAAGGCACAGCCTTTTTACAAATGCACGGTAAGTCCATATTTTATATTCAATATTATAAAATAGAGCCTATATTCCCGACATGATACAGCAAAAGTCCACGGCTAGCCTAAGCAGGAACTGGGTGAATCACATGATGAACTCAACACATGATAAAGGACGTCACGTGGTATGACCTTTCATGAGTCATCATAGAATATATTTCAATTTAGAGCAATTAACATATGCCTGGAGGAACAAATACCACCATTAGAAACGTAATTAGAATGACAGTCATCCACCAAAACGCTGTGTGTATTGTCAAAGAACAAATAAACACCAAAAAATGAATACCGGACAGTGCACACTTTGATGTGTTGTCAACTACACTTTTTCATGCGTAAATGACGATGCAAGGTTTTTCGTTGATCAGTCAGTACACAGTAGACCGAACTCGGTACTCAGGCGAGGAGACATTGCTGGAAAAGAAAAGGTTGTGGCTATGAGGGATACCGCTCGTGACAATGTGACGTGACGTCATACTCTCACGCTAGACTCAATGTATTTCTATCAGGACGGCAGCCTAAGAGAAAATACTTTCATAGTTTGCAATATTTGGTGGTATCAAAGTCATAGTGATCAGATGTAATCAGTCGTTATCAGTGTCTTTCGGTTCTGCTTGTTCCAACACTGCTTGAGAAGTGACTAACAGTGTTTCCATTATCGGAGTGACTGATAGCCCTAAGCACTGTCTGTAATTGTGTCACTGAACAGACAGCGGCGACATTTGCGTACACaatttgtgtgtgggggggggggggggggggggacaaactGTTGCGACtcaacattttatgtttcaAATATACAGTGATATTTGAGGGCTGATCACGTTTAGTTCTATTATAAGAACTAGATACGTTTAGTTctacatgataaaaaaaatgttgatcAAAACGACTGCTGACTGATCAACAATTCATCTTGCTAGTAAAAGTATATACTTTTACTTACACAaggtttttcaccttgtcagctAGGGGATCTAATTAGAACCAGCTGTCTACAGACAAAATACCAGCTAGCACAACGCTCTTGACAACTATCCTGCCtcccttaataataaaaataaaattgttctcAAAACGGTTATGTATCATGGGCATTTTATAAATAATACTGAGTCTTTAATTTTTATGCTAAGCAGTTTGTAGATCAGTCACTCATCAGTATCCTGTAGttattttcaatgtgaatgaACAAACGGTTGAATGGTACTTTTTAGTGAATGTTGAGAACCGAATCGAATCAATGAAAGGAGACATTCATTTGCCTCCATGATTAGCATCCTTTTTTAGCTCAAAACAATTTGTCTTCTGTGgtgaaggaaaaaaaagcaAATAGGAAAAACTTCAGGTAAAAGAGTCAGATTTTATAATTAGGAGAGGTTTGAATGAGTATTATTTCAGAGTTACTGCATTATTTCAACAACACTTTTTAGGCTTTATATGAAATATTTCCCGTTTTCATGGTTCTCGGCCTGAAAAGATTTACAGAATTTCAGATAGGACCTTGTTTTGTCAAAGGCTACTAACGTACTTATatgctgaaaaaaattaaaataaaataccaaaataatGTATGTGATTACTTCATTACTTTTAACACCAGTCATATTTGTAGTTAACACCAGTCCACTCATATTTATAGTTATCTTTTTATGTAGAAAAAACGAACTTTTGTTAAGTGTGGACtaaaaccaaattatttttttattcatacatgaatatatatatacactaccattcaaaagattGGGTTCACTtcgaaatgttcttgtttttgaaagaaaagcaacaaaaacaaaatctattaaagtaacatcaaattgatcagtgTAGATATtggtaatgttgtaaatgactagcTAGTGTAgttggctgattttcaatggaatatctacataggtggggaggcccattatcagcaaccatcactcctgtgttccaatggctcATTGTGTTTGTCAATccatgtttatcattttaaaaggctaattgatcattagaaaacccttttgcgattatgttagcaccactaaaaactgttgtgctgattaaagaagcaataaaactggccttctttagactagttgagtatctggggCATCAGCGTtcgtgggttcgattacaggcttaaactttccagaaacaaataactttcttctgaaactcggcATTCTACtcatgttctgagaaatgaatgcTATTCAATCTTCTAagatggctttttctttgcaactctctCCAGTGCCTACATCAGCACAGACATAATATAGTACGCAATTAGTGACGCTGTCACCCGTTTTGGCTTGACAGCGCCACTTTTACAAAACGTGACCAAACATTCCAGAAAACATCTTTGACCGCTTTCAACTGTAGTTTCGTCCGCTTTCGGCATATCCACTCCAACACAAggcattatgtattttttacgCGAGATGGCACTGCACATGCGTGAAATTATAAGTGTTTACACTCTTACGTCATCAAGGCTCGGTTTCAACGCCCACGGAATGTTGTACAGCTGGTAGAAAAATGGCTTCTGCGACGATGGCAGGGGCTGATGCCCATAGGATGGAGCAGAAAAAGTTTGAGTATTTTTCCTCCATCAACTCCATGGCCAGGAAAATAatgcaagaaagagagaaaataaaagatagATATGGATCTAATTGGGAGAAAATGACACCGAATGAACAAGACAGCGCAATCGACAATGGGATGATGGACCCTAATATTCGTGCTCGTTACGCTATGCATAGGGTTGACCGAGAAGAAGTAATTTGTTATCCTAAATTGCTCATTCAGACAGGCCAAAAAATTGTCCATTTTGGTGATGAGGTATGTACCTTTCCGTTTTTGTATTAATACCCGTTTGTATTACCTTTCAGTGATTAGCAGCGTTTTTCTTTCGTGACTCGAGTGTAGATTGCTAGCATAtatggctaactagctagctagccacgACTGGCGAGAGTTGGGACTGTACGTAACAATAAGACAACGTTATTAGTCCAGTGGGGTATACTGATAGGTATATGGTAGAACTAGCTTTGCGACTAAGACACGTGAAAATAGCAATTATGTCGCTTTGTTTTGCTGTACAGTTAATTATCAAAATATTTAGCCAGTTAGCAGAATCGTATAACCCATTTACCTCGAAAGACAGTTTCAGTTTGATGAGTGAGGTTTATTATTAATCATTACACGGCCTGAgataaaaacatacttttaaTCAATTTCAGGACATAACTTGGCAAGATGAGCACTCTGCCCCCTTCTCCTGGGAGACTAAGGTGTGTGACTTATTTTATACCATTCAAATTCCCTCTATTgatttgtaaacattttgtctGTCAGTACATCTACTTTTCTCTTAACAGAGCCAGTTGGACTTCAGCCTGACAATGGGTGAATCGGTGCAGGGCCTCTCCTCCTCGACAGCTGAATGCAAGCCGAGTAAAGTCCCCCAGAGCAGCCAGATGAGCAAGGTGACCCAGAGCAGCAAGTTATCCAATGGTGAGAGCCTTGGCCAAGGCAGAAAAGAGGAGGAGTCCTCTTTCTGGAAGATCAGTGCTGAGAGATCCAGACTGGAGGGGGAACAGGTCGAATTCCAGTCCCTAACACCCAGCCAAATCAAGTCCATGGAGAAGGGGGAAAAGCCACTGCCCTCCTATCTTCGTCAGGAGTCTACCCCCAAGGAGGCAGAGGAGGCCCTGCCACGGGTGTCCAAGCAGAGAGCCCCTCGACCGCCTGCGCCTCCTCCCCCTGTGCCAGTCTGTATGGCGCCTCCAGCAGCCATAAGTGGTACCCAGATGAGCGTGAGTCCTTCCCCTGCTTCTATCAGTGTGTCATCCACGGTGGCTGGCTGGGAGCGCGCTCAGAGCACCCTCCCATCAGTCAGCAACACAGTGGAAGATGTCTTCACTCCTGGACTTGTCACCAAAACCATGGGACTGCCCTCCAAGTCCCCTGCCCGTTCAGGAACcactgacagagaggagaaggcTGCTGCTCAGGATGAGTCTCAGCTGGCCATGAGTCCCACCTTTGCTCAGGTGAACAACTCTCTGGGTTTAATACTGAAGGCCAGTATAATGAGAAGCCCCTGAGTGCAGTATGCAGTTTGGGGTGGAGTCACATGTTTGACCCTGCccaccttttttgtttttgcagtttGTGTCCGGTCTCAATGTGGGTGGAGTTAAATGTTTGACTCTGTCTGGGTTTGAGCCCGGCCACcgtttatttgatttatttttttgtccgtctgaggtttgacagtcacatactgaatacaaacacacacgtttgtgcAAAGCACACGTTGAATACAAACAGATTTCATTTTTGAAGATCATAagaaatattatataaagtGGTACCAGCACACGTGTTGTAACACTTTTTGCTTCATGCTATATTTGAGAAGCTACTGATGTTGTTGCAGTGAACAATAGATTTATGTATTCGGGTCAAATGTGTTTGATTCCGCCCGCATTGAACTCTGCCCCGAactgcacactgcagtcaggggtACTTGAAAATGTTGGCACTTGTTTACATGTTGTTAATCTGTACATTTACTGTAAGTTATGCTTTGctctaataaatatattatgtttttaCCAGCAGTTTAATACCAGCAGTAACGTCCTGAAGACTGGATTTGATTTTCTGGACAACTGGTAACGGCTGCTTCAAGCAACAACATTGTGTGACTGTAATCAACTTGACACCATAAGGACCATTGTGATGACCATTTTGATACATGTATCAAGGAAAGCCAATACATCTTGTCTATTACTCTTAAATGGCTTGTTGTGACATATCTCACTACATGTGCTTTTGTTTCCCCACTGCCAGAATCCCAACCCCTCTACTGTTACCTTTATAACTCTGACCTCATACTAGTGCTAAGCATTACGGTAGTGTACACTAATGAGAAGCACTCCAAGCGGTATGCTTAGGCAAGCCAGCATGTTAAGTGATTTACACCATCCGCTATGTAGATCTACAGCCATTTTACACTACTACAGAGTactattttacagatttttgtaTGTCAACTATATTCATTGTATCATACAAGGCCATATTGAATTCATCCATTTTTAAATGACTGATTCAAtggaaataaacaaacagaacCAGGTTGTTGTGCTGTGAttcaattgtttttatattcaGTGACAGTCTTACTCCACCAAGTGGCAGCAGAGAACTTGGTGTTACAAGTGAGGTAAGTCTCTAAATCCACAAAGGAGAATGAACCGACTGTTTAAAGAGCTCTTCGCCCTAATCAGATAGTAGCGGTCAAGTTCTTCTGATCAAAGGCAATGCTTGAAAGAAGGATACTGCACTTCATTGGATACACTCATCATCATAGCAGTCTTTCTGAACATTTACGTTATGCCACACAGACCTTTCAGTGTCTGTAGCCACACCCAGACATCCTAGTAGACATTGCTCATGTCCAAATCCTTGGGCCGGTGGAAAGGAAACTGGGATTTTTGTGGCGTATAAACTGGCATTCCTACCGTCTGCCATGACTTCAGTACAGGGACACCATTGACTCCTTTACCCAGAAAGCCACTCGCCACAACCACTGCATCTATTAATATGATTAGTTTTATTTGGCAAATCCTCCCAAGATCACTCACAAGAATGTTAAAAATGGGCAGTATTGATCAGAGCGTGTGTCACCAAAGGTCCGTCTCTGTAAAAGTGCACTGTTAACATAAAGCGTGGAAGTGGGAGGTGATAGGAAAAACAAAGAGGCTTCCTGTTGTTGGGGAGGCCGGCTCAGGACAAGTTCGAACGGCAGAGGGtgcagagggagtgagagacagagggcaggagagaggagggatacTTAGGAAAACCAAAGTTATTACAGGGTAAAATGGGAATAGCAGCCATCCTTGTCACCGTCTTGTGTATGTGTTCACTCAGTTTGAGTGATCCAGACAGCGGCACCAAAGTTGGAGATCCGGTTGATGCAACACCAACTCAGGTGAAAACTAAGTATTTGCTTGCACAGTTTTTGAGCTAATGCTGAAAATCATTTGAGGTGTAGCGGCACACTCACTGGACTGGAATTAATTATCCAGATGTGCGTGGATTCAAACAGAATACTGTAACATCTTTGTCTTGTTCGAATTATTGCGTGGACACGGACCTGTCTGAATGTAATGTGTTTGTAACTGTCTTCTGTATTTGAGTCATAGAGTGTAAAAGCCTCACTATTCTAATAACAATGACTGGAGAAGCTggagttttttgtttcattagaaCCCAGAGACTCAGGGGAAACAGGCGAGAAGAGACTTGCCGGAGGAGCCAGAGCCCACCAGCCCGGTCTCAGACCTTGACAACACATACAACTACATTTGTATGTCATCTGCTCAAACTCATCAAAAGTATATGCAGCATTACACACTGTTCACATTATTGCTGAGTTGTTGGACATAAACATCTCGTGAGGTCTTCTGTTAACCAGTGTCCAGATTGGCAGCGATGGATCAGGCCATTCATAGGCTCAACGTGGGCCACTACACCCTGGATGTGAAGGTGACTCAACTGCTGGATAGAGTATCCCGGCTGGACAGCACCCTTGGGGACGTGGAGGACACAATGCAACAGATATCCCTCCTTACCAAAGAGAACCTCAAAGAGATTGGTCGCTTGGAAGGTACAACACGTCTGACACCCTTGACCCTGTGTTCTCTCAAAAGTTACGTTCAAAACACTGTATAGACGACAATAGAAATCAATGCAAAGTCAGGAAAAAACTAAGGTGGAATGTTTCCTTCTTCGTAGGATGTCAAAAGGGCCGGAGGGTCGGGTATAAGTGCTATCTGGTTTACCGTGCATATGAGACATATGCAGGGGCAGCACAGAAGTGCTTGCAGCGGGGCGGCAGGATGGCCATGCCCCGGGACAGGAAGGATCAGGAAGCCCTGGCAGACTATGTCAAGGCCTTTTTCCAGCCAGGGAACTGGCCTGTTTGGCTGGGCATCAATGACCTGCGCTCTGAAGGACTCTATCTGTTTGAGGACAACTCAAGGGTCACCTACTTCCAGTGGCGTAAGCACTTCCTCTCCAGCCAGCCAGATGGAGGAAAGCGGGAGAACTGTGTGGCAATGGCATCTGATGACGGGGACTGGTGGGACAACTATTGTGACAGGAGCATGTATTACCTCTGTGAGTTTGAAGCCTGATCctataaaaaagaaacactgaaaATTCTGATACGGCAATACAACCAAGCTTGACGATAACTTTACTTAGTGGATAGCCTACTATCTATTTTGATATATATTTCAAGTTAAATCTGTTTGCTTTTTGGTTTGAATATGAACAGGACATGTCTTCGATGAACAAAGTGGATTGTAATCTATAAATCATGATTAATCATGCAACTGTTCAGTACATTGTAGTTAACTAGCGGATTATGCTAGTTTTAAATTATAATCCATTGCACATTTAACGTACAGTTTAACAAAGATAAAATCCATGACCTGTGTAAGTCCAGTCTGTAGTGTAAACACATACTGTACTAAAAGTTTGTGCTTATTTTAGTCTACACTGAAGGAATAAACATGCATATGTAATAGGTGACGTCAGTATCTTTGAGAAAATACTATAATAAAAAACTGggttatcaaaatatttattcaatttATCATGATTAAGTATACAATGTTATTATTGTACTTTTTCAGTGTAAACAACAGCAGAATTTCAGTACAAATattatgtaataaaatatttcaaaacgcTTTTTTCTGATCTAAATTGGTGCACTAAAAACATAAGTGATTAAACCTAATCTTAATTTGAAGGCCAGTAAACATATACAATAGTATAATTAATAAACATATGCAACATACAATAGTATATTTCTGGCTGGACTAATTGGATTGTTCATAACTTGGTGCCTTTTGAATTTTGTCATAAAAGAGCACATGATAATTTCCATAAAAACACTGTTGTAAGTTCCTACAGTATACTAGTAATGGCCATTCGAGGCATctttaccgttcttctagcagcaggatattatgctagcagcgctaaatcagattttctttttcaaaataaaagccatcaataaaatatataaggcaCTTCAttcatgttaaaaataaatgtatattaaattcTCCTTGTGGTCTATATTAAAAGACGTTTTCTTGGAGTATTGCACTGATCCTGCAGCAGGTTGGGCCGTTGTCCTTGGCCTGTGAGTTCCCATCAGACATTGCTCTTCATGAGACCATGAGCGTAAGCCATGTCGTCATCCACACAAGCCAAGGAGATGCCCTTCCTCTGAGGGGTCAGAGTCACATCCACTCAGATGTGGAGTAAACCATTACTGTATTATAAGGTACTAGGATGGCCCCTGGACAAGATGGTAGCCACTATGTGTTCAACTTTAGGCCTATCCAATGGGTTTCTGCAGGGATGGGAGAAGATCACTTTCCCCTCTTCATCCAGCACAAAGTCACCACCCAACTGAAATCATAAAAGAAATGAGTTAGATTGACGAGACGGACTATGCAAGCCAATCCCAAAATAAAAGAGCATCGTATGTATA
This window harbors:
- the c18h1orf198 gene encoding uncharacterized protein C1orf198 homolog isoform X2, with the translated sequence MASATMAGADAHRMEQKKFEYFSSINSMARKIMQEREKIKDRYGSNWEKMTPNEQDSAIDNGMMDPNIRARYAMHRVDREEVICYPKLLIQTGQKIVHFGDEDITWQDEHSAPFSWETKSQLDFSLTMGESVQGLSSSTAECKPSKVPQSSQMSKVTQSSKLSNGESLGQGRKEEESSFWKISAERSRLEGEQVEFQSLTPSQIKSMEKGEKPLPSYLRQESTPKEAEEALPRVSKQRAPRPPAPPPPVPVCMAPPAAISGTQMSVSPSPASISVSSTVAGWERAQSTLPSVSNTVEDVFTPGLVTKTMGLPSKSPARSGTTDREEKAAAQDESQLAMSPTFAQFNTSSNVLKTGFDFLDNW
- the c18h1orf198 gene encoding uncharacterized protein C1orf198 homolog isoform X1, producing MASATMAGADAHRMEQKKFEYFSSINSMARKIMQEREKIKDRYGSNWEKMTPNEQDSAIDNGMMDPNIRARYAMHRVDREEVICYPKLLIQTGQKIVHFGDEDITWQDEHSAPFSWETKSQLDFSLTMGESVQGLSSSTAECKPSKVPQSSQMSKVTQSSKLSNGESLGQGRKEEESSFWKISAERSRLEGEQVEFQSLTPSQIKSMEKGEKPLPSYLRQESTPKEAEEALPRVSKQRAPRPPAPPPPVPVCMAPPAAISGTQMSVSPSPASISVSSTVAGWERAQSTLPSVSNTVEDVFTPGLVTKTMGLPSKSPARSGTTDREEKAAAQDESQLAMSPTFAQQFNTSSNVLKTGFDFLDNW
- the clec11a gene encoding C-type lectin domain family 11 member A, producing MGIAAILVTVLCMCSLSLSDPDSGTKVGDPVDATPTQNPETQGKQARRDLPEEPEPTSPVSDLDNTYNYILSRLAAMDQAIHRLNVGHYTLDVKVTQLLDRVSRLDSTLGDVEDTMQQISLLTKENLKEIGRLEGCQKGRRVGYKCYLVYRAYETYAGAAQKCLQRGGRMAMPRDRKDQEALADYVKAFFQPGNWPVWLGINDLRSEGLYLFEDNSRVTYFQWRKHFLSSQPDGGKRENCVAMASDDGDWWDNYCDRSMYYLCEFEA